The Doryrhamphus excisus isolate RoL2022-K1 chromosome 1, RoL_Dexc_1.0, whole genome shotgun sequence genome includes a window with the following:
- the dnaaf11 gene encoding dynein axonemal assembly factor 11, which produces MVYITEDLIRRRSEHNECQIFSLEEVSLHQQDIERIEYIDRWCRDLKILYLQNNLIPRIENVGRLKKLEYLNLALNNIEVIENLEGCESLRKLDLTVNFVARLSSVETLKDNVHLRELFLVGNPCTQFEGYREFVLALLPQLKSLDGTDITKSERIRSSQRLEEVRRRVQEQEEEYVKRRAEEKEAAQRKETGEETGSQEREGVLCSPTLEKKQKMVETTESDEERREKEFWNTPCPFTPESRLEAHHHLEEKRRAKEKNNKKKAKPPRTLITADGRVLNVNEPKLDFSLTEDDNNNSMLLDLPVYRHMDTSLMDVDVQPTYVRVTIKGKIFQLLLPAEVKPDSSTAQRSQATGHLLLTMPRAQGEIKVTKDHHYRHSLDDKKREQNIPERLEVDSSKAMDFANIVPHHKATEGPLEASPWSQTAVPCCDVPSEDFVDNPDVPPLI; this is translated from the exons ATGGTTTATA ttacAGAGGATCTCATTCGACGGCGATCTGAGCACAACGAGTGCCAAATATTCTCCCTGGAGGAGGTATCTCTGCACCAGCAGGACATCGAGAGGATCGAGTACATTGACAGGTGGTGTAGGGACCTGAAGATCCTCTACCTGCAGAACAACCTCATTCCGAGGATTG AGAACGTGGGCCGCCTAAAGAAGCTGGAGTACTTGAATCTGGCCTTGAACAACATTGAGGTCATTGAAAACCTTGAAG GTTGCGAGAGTCTTCGCAAGTTGGACCTGACAGTGAATTTTGTGGCTCGTCTGAGCAGCGTGGAGACGCTGAAAGACAACGTCCACCTGCGAGAGCTCTTCCTAGTGGGGAACCCCTGCACTCAATTTGAAGGCTATAGAGAGTTCGTGCTGGCCTTGCTGCCACAGCTCAAG TCACTGGATGGGACCGACATCACAAAGTCAGAGAGGATCAGATCATCTCAGAGGCTAGAGGAAGTGAGGAGACGTGtccaggagcaggaggaggaataTGTGAAGAGGAGAGCCGAAGAGAAGGAGGCGGCACAGAGGAAGGAGACAGGAGAAGAGACAGGAAGCCAGGAGAGGGAAGGAGTCCTCTGCAG TCCCACCTTGGAAAAGAAGCAGAAGATGGTGGAGACTACGGAGTCAGATGAGGAGCGACGGGAGAAGGAATTCTGGAACACTCCGTGTCCTTTCACCCCAGAATCTCGTCTGGAGGCTCACCACCACCTGGAGGAGAAGAGGCGGGCCAAGGAGAA aaacaacaaaaagaaagcaAAGCCTCCAAGGACTCTGATAACGGCTGATGGACGAGTCCTGAACGTCAATGAGCCCAA GCTGGACTTTTCTCTGACTGaagatgacaacaacaacagtatGCTCCTAGACCTGCCAGTGTACAG ACACATGGACACCTCCTTGATGGATGTGGACGTGCAGCCAACGTACGTCAGAGTCACCATCAAAGGAAAG ATATTTCAGTTGCTTCTGCCAGCTGAGGTCAAACCTGACAGCTCGACAGCTCAAAGATCCCAAGCTACAGGCCACCTCCTCTTGACAATGCCAAGG GCTCAAGGtgaaatcaaggtgacaaaggACCACCACTATCGACACTCACTTGACGACAAGAAGAG agagcAGAATATTCCAGAGAGGCTGGaggtagactccagcaaagcCATGGACTTCGCCAACATCGTACCACACCACAAGGCCACCGAAGGTCCACTGGAAGCATCTCCATGGAGTCAAACCGCTGTTCCATGCTGTGATGTTCCCTCTGAGGACTTTGTGGACAATCCAGACGTGCCGCCACTCATTTAG